A single Acidaminococcus sp. DNA region contains:
- a CDS encoding PhnD/SsuA/transferrin family substrate-binding protein, whose protein sequence is MKMKKWMIGALTICTAATLFSGCGGEKQSSGKKAVPELKIAISPYQDADTLKTKTEPLGKMLQDKMKVKGYPIDKVTINVGTSYSAVGEALSSGSADVGFISGATYVMYDSDVDVLLTALREGIDKDTTDLSVWNNGKPDVFTKNLVKYYRSAIVVGPSEKGKAILDKVKRGEKPTWEELNNLTWAVMSPASASGYLYPSLWLKQNYGKKISDLSHVVQSDSYTTSTARLATGQVDVMVAYSHIRAKMANDWSTKLGGTGDIWSQTGVIGVTDKIFNDTVSISKTSKVMQDEGFRKALGESLIEIGKTEDGLAVLKTIGHKGYDWADAHDYDGERTVRKEVK, encoded by the coding sequence ATGAAGATGAAAAAATGGATGATAGGGGCACTTACTATTTGTACTGCTGCCACACTGTTTTCAGGCTGCGGGGGTGAAAAACAGTCCTCCGGCAAGAAGGCTGTCCCGGAACTGAAAATTGCCATTTCCCCTTATCAGGACGCGGATACGCTGAAGACAAAGACGGAACCGCTTGGGAAAATGCTGCAGGACAAAATGAAAGTAAAGGGCTATCCCATCGATAAAGTGACGATTAATGTGGGTACCTCCTATAGTGCAGTAGGGGAAGCACTCAGTTCCGGCAGTGCCGATGTCGGATTTATTTCCGGGGCTACTTACGTGATGTATGACTCGGATGTCGATGTACTGCTCACCGCACTGCGGGAAGGCATTGATAAAGATACGACCGATTTGTCGGTCTGGAATAACGGAAAGCCGGACGTCTTTACGAAGAATCTGGTTAAATATTACCGGTCTGCCATTGTAGTCGGACCCAGTGAAAAAGGAAAGGCAATCCTTGACAAAGTAAAGCGCGGTGAAAAACCGACATGGGAAGAACTTAATAATCTTACCTGGGCTGTCATGAGCCCGGCTTCGGCATCCGGTTATCTTTATCCTTCCCTTTGGCTGAAACAGAATTACGGGAAAAAGATTTCCGACCTGTCCCATGTGGTGCAGTCTGATTCTTACACAACATCCACGGCGCGTCTTGCGACCGGCCAGGTAGATGTCATGGTCGCTTATTCCCATATTCGGGCTAAAATGGCTAATGACTGGTCGACAAAGCTCGGCGGTACGGGAGATATCTGGTCTCAGACGGGTGTGATCGGTGTGACGGATAAGATCTTTAACGATACGGTAAGTATCAGTAAGACCAGCAAAGTCATGCAGGATGAAGGATTCCGCAAGGCCCTTGGAGAGTCTCTGATCGAGATTGGCAAGACGGAAGACGGTCTCGCTGTACTGAAAACAATCGGCCATAAAGGATATGACTGGGCTGATGCGCACGATTATGACGGAGAAAGAACGGTGCGCAAAGAAGTGAAGTAA
- the phnC gene encoding phosphonate ABC transporter ATP-binding protein, giving the protein MLELRHVYHKYKDKDILQDISFVIPEGQFVSVIGPSGAGKTTLLRLFNHMTKPRSGEVYVGKERIDTLHGAKLRKVQQRVGMIYQDFCLVEELSCVENVLNGCLARIPFWRALSGRFPENERTAAQKALQEVHLETYADQPVYALSGGQKQRVAIARTLLQDADILLADEPVASLDPLTAEQILGLLRQLQQVSGMTILMSSHNVEQARKWSDRILGLKDGKLFFDGPPEAWTHERLAALYGSRLS; this is encoded by the coding sequence ATGCTGGAACTAAGACATGTCTATCATAAGTACAAGGACAAAGATATATTGCAGGATATCAGCTTTGTCATCCCGGAGGGTCAGTTTGTTTCGGTCATCGGACCGAGCGGAGCGGGGAAGACAACCTTGCTGCGTCTTTTTAACCATATGACCAAACCAAGAAGCGGCGAAGTTTATGTGGGCAAAGAGAGAATTGATACACTGCACGGGGCTAAGCTGCGTAAGGTACAGCAGAGAGTAGGCATGATTTACCAGGATTTTTGTCTCGTAGAGGAACTTTCATGTGTAGAGAACGTATTAAACGGCTGCCTTGCCAGAATACCGTTTTGGCGTGCTTTGAGCGGCCGTTTCCCGGAAAACGAACGGACAGCGGCCCAAAAAGCCCTGCAGGAAGTTCATTTGGAAACCTATGCTGACCAGCCTGTGTATGCATTGAGCGGCGGTCAAAAGCAGCGTGTTGCCATTGCCCGTACGCTGCTGCAGGATGCTGATATTCTTCTTGCAGACGAGCCGGTGGCTTCCCTGGATCCTCTCACGGCAGAGCAAATCCTTGGACTTTTGCGGCAGCTTCAGCAAGTCTCAGGAATGACTATTTTGATGAGCAGTCATAATGTGGAACAGGCCAGAAAGTGGTCTGACCGCATTCTTGGTTTAAAGGACGGCAAGCTTTTCTTTGACGGCCCTCCGGAAGCATGGACACACGAGCGGCTGGCAGCACTGTACGGGAGCCGGTTATCATGA
- a CDS encoding ABC transporter permease subunit — MKKSASLRCGFLFVLITAISLWKVQFSLPLLWERGSRFFDIARAMVPPDLSYVPVVLRPLWATVQMSVAGTVLGAIAGFLGAVFANSYTNPLPYLRIPFKAVVHLIRTVPALILALVCTFFVGIGSLAGTIALFLSTTVVMTRIGYEDMENANLKVPRCLEVAGCSRLRAFIRTVLPHVLPGYLTNVLYLFESNVRHASILGYVGAGGIGLLLNERIAWRQYHEVGAILMLLYGIVLMTEGVSEWLRKVLEGKRTLGKNGKLAVAAIVTTLFTASLVTLEWPTEWGRGNAAASAIFAGICHPDTAMLFSLSHNDVPYLLVETFCIAFLGTLGGTLIAVWLSFFASFRILPFPVALVSRMGLLLIRTVPAFVYGLMWIRVTGPGPFAGALTLALCSIGLLAKRFLIAIDEIQLGPYAASRAMGVPSVRAFWRTVRPQLSGRYAAAILYRMDVNIREAAILGVVGAGGIGTPLILAMMHYEWPQVGALFWGMVLLVTIVDVLSELWRKKNRKS, encoded by the coding sequence ATGAAAAAATCAGCATCACTTCGCTGCGGATTCCTTTTTGTGCTCATCACGGCCATTTCTCTTTGGAAAGTACAGTTTTCCCTGCCGCTTTTGTGGGAGCGGGGCAGCAGGTTCTTTGACATTGCCCGCGCCATGGTGCCGCCTGATTTATCTTATGTACCTGTTGTTTTAAGGCCTTTGTGGGCTACGGTGCAGATGTCAGTGGCAGGAACCGTCCTCGGTGCGATTGCAGGCTTTTTGGGCGCTGTTTTTGCCAATTCATATACGAATCCCTTACCGTACCTTCGCATTCCCTTTAAAGCTGTTGTTCATCTTATCAGGACGGTGCCTGCCTTGATTCTGGCACTCGTATGTACTTTTTTTGTAGGTATCGGGAGTCTTGCAGGAACAATCGCTTTGTTTCTTTCTACGACTGTTGTAATGACGCGGATCGGCTATGAAGATATGGAAAATGCGAATCTGAAGGTTCCTCGCTGTCTTGAAGTTGCAGGCTGCAGCCGGCTGCGGGCCTTCATCCGTACTGTATTGCCTCATGTGCTGCCCGGGTATCTGACCAATGTACTTTACCTTTTTGAAAGCAACGTTCGTCATGCTTCGATTTTGGGCTACGTCGGAGCCGGTGGGATTGGGCTTTTGCTGAATGAACGGATTGCCTGGCGGCAGTATCACGAAGTGGGAGCTATCCTGATGCTTTTATATGGGATTGTACTCATGACAGAAGGCGTAAGTGAATGGCTGCGTAAGGTACTCGAAGGAAAAAGAACGCTTGGAAAAAATGGAAAATTAGCGGTGGCAGCCATAGTAACGACTCTCTTTACCGCCTCTCTTGTGACACTTGAATGGCCGACCGAATGGGGCAGAGGAAATGCAGCGGCATCTGCGATTTTTGCCGGTATCTGTCACCCCGATACCGCTATGCTCTTTTCTTTGTCCCATAACGATGTGCCCTATCTTTTGGTGGAAACTTTTTGTATTGCTTTTCTGGGTACTCTGGGCGGCACGTTGATTGCAGTCTGGCTGTCATTCTTTGCCAGTTTTCGGATTCTTCCGTTCCCTGTGGCACTGGTTTCAAGAATGGGACTTCTTTTGATTCGTACGGTTCCGGCTTTTGTATACGGCCTCATGTGGATTCGAGTGACGGGACCGGGACCTTTTGCAGGAGCACTCACCTTGGCGCTTTGCAGTATTGGCCTTTTGGCAAAACGGTTCCTCATTGCGATTGATGAAATCCAGCTCGGTCCGTATGCAGCGTCACGCGCCATGGGTGTGCCTTCTGTGCGGGCCTTCTGGCGTACTGTCCGGCCGCAGCTTTCCGGAAGATATGCGGCGGCCATTCTTTACCGTATGGATGTGAACATCCGGGAGGCGGCGATTCTCGGTGTGGTAGGTGCCGGTGGTATAGGAACACCGCTCATCCTGGCCATGATGCATTATGAGTGGCCGCAGGTAGGGGCGCTGTTCTGGGGTATGGTGCTGCTAGTTACAATTGTGGATGTGTTGTCGGAGTTGTGGAGAAAGAAAAATAGAAAATCATAA
- a CDS encoding DUF3084 domain-containing protein: protein MLGIRLILILAVMGGLIAFLGDKLGSKIGKKRLRLFGLRPHDTSVVMTIVSGVLIASVTMGVLTVTSKSVRTALFGMKQLQQDLENLTESRDKAQKELSAQSQTIKELDDQIDQAKEELVRAEGEKKAAQAQMEAAKQDLSKMQAQYDEASRRLKDAEQQARQAEAAKDKLQKDVSELENQAAQLKKGIIAMREGDIVFRSGEILYTGTLRAGLDTAKTREELESFLNAANAAIGERLGVQPNTPVIWLSKEVVEQEAAKLSAAKGLAYVRLCAAGNILHGEVVVCRLEMTEDRVVYPEGTTILEQNITVKPNTDEVDLALMAFLKDVNHVAQGEGVIPDPLTGKVGAISSGDLVEASEKISKLGGHVKITAKAKRDVTVAGPVTLRLEIRGLGESL, encoded by the coding sequence ATGCTTGGCATTCGATTGATTCTGATTCTTGCAGTAATGGGCGGCCTCATTGCCTTTTTAGGCGATAAACTTGGCAGTAAAATTGGTAAAAAGAGACTACGGCTGTTCGGTCTGCGTCCTCATGATACGTCAGTAGTAATGACGATAGTGAGCGGGGTCCTGATTGCCTCTGTGACAATGGGAGTCCTGACTGTTACTTCCAAATCTGTCCGGACGGCGCTGTTTGGTATGAAACAGCTCCAGCAGGATTTGGAGAATCTGACTGAGTCGCGGGACAAGGCGCAAAAAGAACTTTCTGCCCAGAGCCAGACCATCAAGGAACTGGATGATCAGATTGACCAGGCGAAGGAAGAACTGGTTCGTGCCGAAGGGGAGAAGAAGGCTGCTCAGGCCCAGATGGAAGCGGCAAAGCAGGATCTTTCCAAAATGCAGGCTCAGTATGACGAAGCAAGCCGCCGGCTGAAAGACGCCGAACAGCAGGCGCGGCAGGCTGAAGCAGCCAAAGACAAGCTGCAGAAGGATGTCAGCGAGCTGGAAAACCAGGCTGCTCAGCTTAAAAAAGGTATCATAGCGATGCGTGAAGGCGACATCGTCTTCCGCAGCGGTGAAATTTTGTATACGGGTACGCTGCGTGCCGGTCTTGACACAGCAAAGACGAGAGAAGAACTGGAATCCTTCCTCAATGCGGCCAATGCGGCAATCGGGGAGAGACTGGGTGTCCAGCCGAATACGCCGGTCATCTGGCTGAGTAAAGAGGTTGTGGAGCAGGAAGCAGCTAAGCTTTCTGCGGCCAAAGGGCTTGCCTACGTGCGCCTCTGCGCGGCCGGCAATATTCTTCATGGGGAAGTCGTCGTCTGCCGTCTTGAAATGACGGAAGACCGTGTCGTTTACCCTGAAGGCACTACGATTCTTGAACAGAACATCACAGTAAAACCGAATACGGACGAAGTAGACCTGGCGCTCATGGCTTTCCTCAAGGACGTGAACCATGTAGCTCAGGGCGAGGGTGTCATCCCGGATCCTCTGACGGGTAAAGTCGGCGCCATTTCAAGCGGCGATTTGGTGGAAGCCAGTGAAAAGATTTCGAAATTGGGCGGTCACGTCAAGATTACCGCTAAAGCGAAACGCGATGTTACCGTGGCCGGCCCTGTGACGCTGCGTCTTGAAATTCGCGGTCTCGGAGAAAGTCTGTAA
- a CDS encoding pre-16S rRNA-processing nuclease YqgF yields MEPLILAVDPGKDKTGVALVDREGRIEAFTVILMQNFDQEFAAFVKDRPIEQCVLGNGTTSAAMKQYLVTAHPEWPLTVIDEAFSTDEARHLYWELYPPKGLKKLLPLSLLTPPGNMDGLAAVVLARRFLKNTGRQAGSKS; encoded by the coding sequence ATGGAACCTCTCATTCTCGCCGTTGATCCCGGCAAGGACAAAACAGGGGTAGCCCTTGTGGATAGGGAAGGACGTATTGAGGCGTTTACCGTGATCCTCATGCAGAATTTTGATCAAGAGTTTGCCGCGTTTGTAAAAGACAGACCTATTGAGCAGTGCGTCCTGGGGAACGGTACGACCTCGGCTGCGATGAAGCAGTACCTGGTGACAGCGCATCCGGAGTGGCCGCTTACGGTCATTGACGAAGCCTTCAGTACAGATGAAGCGCGTCATCTGTACTGGGAACTGTATCCGCCCAAAGGGCTGAAGAAGCTGCTGCCATTAAGCCTCCTTACGCCGCCGGGCAATATGGATGGCCTTGCGGCGGTTGTTCTGGCAAGACGCTTTTTGAAAAACACCGGCCGGCAGGCAGGGAGCAAGTCGTAA
- a CDS encoding S-layer homology domain-containing protein, whose protein sequence is MKKSLVFAMAMALGVSATAFAANPFSDVPAGHWAYAAVAKLAAAGIVDGYPDGTFKGDRTMTRYEMAQIVAKALAKGAIGADDKLVSEFADELDNLGVRVARLEKNADNVKITGTVKASYSDNSGGALDGEGDKSMARLRTDIYFTGEVNDNWHYVAMLRNQQFFEGENEEGDDDTDFQRAYLTGNIGVVNLQGGRYNDFIADGNIYDNRVDGIKASVPFGDAYFTAEYGKMADVGQRWDVTHGDGDSVADTFWMTELGGTWGNWDLAANYIQADNDVAMGLNGDDNHIWTVGATYHTGKFYLGGMYLMGDDDTLDGAVDREGHDASDYDDDGFVIKMGWAGAQKSDPGSWGLYAKYYDQGAPTTISHTMDGLYDSFPGEGFKGYLVGGNVTIAKNMVAQVDYYDLKGKETDAHARTLWSQLIVSF, encoded by the coding sequence ATGAAAAAGAGTCTCGTATTTGCCATGGCTATGGCACTGGGTGTAAGCGCAACTGCTTTTGCTGCTAACCCGTTCTCCGATGTACCTGCCGGCCACTGGGCTTATGCAGCTGTTGCTAAACTGGCTGCTGCAGGTATTGTTGATGGTTATCCTGATGGCACCTTCAAAGGTGACCGCACCATGACCCGTTATGAAATGGCTCAGATTGTTGCTAAGGCACTGGCTAAAGGTGCTATCGGCGCTGATGACAAGCTGGTCAGCGAATTCGCTGATGAACTGGACAACCTGGGTGTTCGTGTTGCCAGACTCGAAAAGAACGCTGACAACGTAAAGATTACCGGTACCGTTAAGGCCAGCTACTCCGATAACAGCGGCGGCGCTCTGGACGGTGAAGGTGACAAGTCTATGGCCAGACTTCGTACCGATATCTACTTCACCGGTGAAGTAAATGACAACTGGCATTATGTAGCCATGCTCCGTAACCAGCAATTCTTCGAAGGCGAAAATGAAGAGGGCGATGACGATACCGATTTCCAGAGAGCTTATCTGACCGGTAACATCGGTGTAGTTAACCTGCAGGGCGGCCGTTACAACGATTTCATTGCTGATGGTAACATCTACGATAACCGTGTTGATGGTATCAAAGCCAGTGTTCCTTTCGGCGATGCATACTTCACTGCTGAATACGGCAAGATGGCTGATGTAGGTCAAAGATGGGATGTTACCCACGGCGACGGTGATTCTGTAGCTGATACCTTCTGGATGACCGAACTGGGCGGCACCTGGGGCAACTGGGATCTCGCTGCTAACTACATCCAGGCTGATAACGATGTCGCTATGGGCCTGAATGGCGATGACAACCACATCTGGACCGTTGGCGCTACTTACCATACCGGCAAGTTCTATCTGGGTGGTATGTACCTGATGGGCGATGATGATACGCTGGACGGCGCTGTTGACCGTGAAGGCCATGACGCTTCCGATTATGATGATGACGGCTTCGTAATCAAGATGGGCTGGGCTGGTGCTCAGAAGTCCGATCCTGGTTCTTGGGGCCTGTATGCTAAGTACTACGATCAGGGTGCTCCTACCACCATTTCTCACACGATGGATGGTCTGTATGATTCCTTCCCGGGCGAAGGCTTCAAGGGTTATCTGGTCGGCGGCAACGTAACGATTGCTAAGAACATGGTAGCTCAAGTCGACTACTATGATCTGAAGGGCAAGGAAACCGATGCTCATGCTCGTACCCTGTGGTCTCAGCTGATTGTTTCCTTCTAA
- a CDS encoding S-layer homology domain-containing protein, whose translation MKKSLVFAMAMALGVSATAFAANPFSDVPAGHWAYAAVAKLAAAGIVDGYPDGTYKGDRTMTRYEMAQIVAKALAKGAIGADDKLVSEFADELDNLGVRVARLEKNADNVKITGTVKATYADHSGGAVDGDDAGNSMARLRTDITFTGEVNDNWHYVAMLRNQQFFEGQNENGDSDTDFQRAYLTGNIGVVKLQAGRYNDFIADGNIYDNRVDAVKATVPFGDAYFTAEYGKMASQSTYGWQKKYTFKDDSTSGDVTVDLSKDSAADKFWMAELGGTWGNWDLAANYIQADDVVVMGMDGDDKIWTVGATYHTGKFYLGGMYLKGDDDAFAAKYADKDYDDDGFVIKMGWAGAQKSDPGSWGLYAKYYDQGAPTTISHTMDGLYDSFPGEGFKGYQVGGNLTVAKNMVAQVDYYDLKGKESDVHGRTLWSQLIVSF comes from the coding sequence ATGAAAAAGTCTCTGGTATTTGCCATGGCTATGGCACTGGGTGTAAGCGCAACTGCTTTTGCTGCTAACCCCTTCTCCGATGTTCCTGCCGGCCACTGGGCTTATGCAGCCGTTGCTAAACTGGCTGCTGCAGGTATTGTTGATGGTTATCCTGATGGCACCTACAAAGGTGACCGCACCATGACCCGTTATGAAATGGCTCAGATCGTAGCTAAAGCACTGGCTAAGGGTGCTATCGGCGCCGATGACAAGCTGGTCAGCGAATTCGCTGATGAATTGGACAACTTGGGTGTTCGCGTTGCCAGACTGGAAAAGAACGCTGACAACGTAAAGATCACTGGTACCGTAAAGGCTACCTACGCTGATCACAGCGGCGGTGCTGTAGACGGCGACGATGCTGGCAACTCCATGGCTAGACTCCGTACTGATATCACCTTCACCGGTGAAGTCAACGACAACTGGCATTATGTAGCAATGCTCCGTAACCAGCAATTCTTCGAAGGCCAGAATGAAAACGGTGACAGTGACACCGATTTCCAGAGAGCTTATCTGACCGGTAACATCGGTGTTGTTAAGCTGCAGGCTGGTCGTTACAACGACTTCATTGCTGATGGTAACATCTATGATAATCGTGTAGATGCTGTTAAGGCTACCGTTCCTTTCGGCGATGCATACTTCACTGCTGAATACGGCAAGATGGCTAGCCAGAGCACCTATGGCTGGCAGAAAAAATACACGTTTAAGGATGATAGTACCAGCGGCGATGTGACGGTTGATCTGAGCAAAGATTCTGCTGCTGATAAGTTCTGGATGGCAGAACTGGGCGGTACCTGGGGCAACTGGGATCTCGCTGCTAACTACATCCAGGCTGATGATGTAGTTGTTATGGGTATGGACGGCGACGACAAGATTTGGACCGTTGGCGCTACTTACCATACCGGTAAGTTCTACCTGGGTGGTATGTACCTGAAGGGCGACGATGATGCTTTTGCCGCTAAATATGCTGACAAGGATTATGATGATGACGGCTTCGTAATCAAGATGGGCTGGGCCGGCGCTCAGAAGTCCGATCCTGGTTCTTGGGGCCTGTATGCTAAGTACTATGATCAGGGTGCTCCTACCACGATTTCTCATACCATGGATGGTCTGTATGATTCCTTCCCGGGCGAAGGCTTCAAGGGCTATCAAGTTGGTGGTAACCTGACCGTTGCTAAGAACATGGTAGCTCAAGTCGACTACTATGATCTGAAGGGTAAGGAAAGCGACGTTCATGGTCGTACCCTGTGGTCTCAGCTGATTGTTTCCTTCTAA
- a CDS encoding IS1182 family transposase, whose product MQKNKPTQKDYTKIGSSYQLFLPLNFEVQIPNDDPVRLVRAMVEGMDVKALYDTYSHVENKLTSPIQLLEIVIYACMEGIRGSRKIEQSCKRDTHFMFLLDGKKAPDNATIARFCSLHLKPCIKKLMIQMDKWLLARGFITLDSLFIDGTKIESVANKYKFVWKNRVLGSQNKLIEKLEQLVPEIEERFGIKVCYGNTFHIRHLKKLLKKLLVIKRAEGIEFVHGCGKRKTILQKYYEILANYLKRLKVYTKQLHICGERNSFAKTDPDATFMRMKEDAMLNGALKPGYNVQYANNSGFTLFADVSAHPTDMRTLIPFLEGFEAHFGQKFANIVADAGYESEENLVWLKKNQYTSYIKPNNYERSKRKKYKNDIGKAENMTYLPDQDMYICKGRRLLKVSKVTQVKNRSGYVSEKTYYECKDCSGCPYKEQCIHGNNCRTPMEKRNKKLVVSKNFAALRAESLKNITSEYGKELRMNRSIQAEGAFADLKDSLNVRRLETRGKGNALVTVGICAMARNVLKVHHKVQDGKEDLHLYPLKKEA is encoded by the coding sequence ATGCAAAAAAACAAACCTACACAAAAGGATTATACAAAAATTGGTAGTTCTTATCAACTTTTTCTTCCTCTAAATTTTGAAGTACAAATCCCTAATGACGATCCTGTTCGCTTGGTGCGTGCCATGGTAGAAGGGATGGATGTAAAGGCATTGTATGACACGTATTCTCATGTCGAGAATAAATTAACGTCACCAATTCAGCTGCTGGAAATCGTCATTTATGCATGTATGGAAGGAATTCGTGGTTCGCGTAAGATAGAGCAATCCTGTAAAAGAGACACTCATTTCATGTTTCTCTTAGATGGGAAAAAAGCTCCGGATAATGCAACCATTGCAAGATTTTGTTCCCTCCATCTAAAACCATGTATCAAGAAACTCATGATTCAGATGGATAAATGGCTGCTGGCTCGCGGTTTCATCACTCTGGATAGCCTGTTCATCGATGGGACAAAAATTGAATCTGTGGCAAACAAGTACAAATTTGTTTGGAAAAACAGAGTCTTAGGCAGCCAGAACAAACTCATAGAGAAACTGGAGCAACTGGTTCCCGAAATCGAGGAACGTTTCGGAATCAAGGTCTGTTACGGAAACACTTTCCACATCCGTCATTTAAAGAAGCTCCTAAAAAAACTGCTTGTCATAAAGCGGGCTGAGGGAATCGAGTTTGTTCACGGATGTGGGAAAAGAAAGACCATTCTACAGAAGTACTATGAGATTTTAGCTAACTATCTCAAACGGCTTAAGGTGTATACGAAGCAGCTTCACATCTGTGGGGAACGGAACAGCTTTGCCAAAACAGACCCGGATGCTACCTTTATGAGGATGAAAGAAGATGCCATGCTTAATGGCGCCTTAAAGCCGGGATACAATGTCCAATATGCAAACAATTCCGGTTTTACCTTGTTTGCAGATGTGAGTGCACATCCCACAGATATGCGGACACTCATTCCTTTTCTTGAAGGATTTGAAGCCCACTTCGGTCAGAAATTTGCAAACATTGTAGCCGATGCAGGCTATGAAAGCGAAGAGAACTTGGTCTGGCTGAAGAAGAATCAGTATACTTCATATATCAAGCCTAACAATTATGAAAGAAGCAAGAGGAAAAAGTATAAGAACGACATCGGCAAAGCAGAAAACATGACATATTTGCCTGATCAAGACATGTATATCTGTAAAGGTAGGAGACTGCTGAAAGTCAGCAAAGTAACCCAGGTAAAGAACCGGTCGGGATATGTGTCAGAGAAAACATATTACGAATGTAAGGACTGCAGCGGTTGTCCCTACAAGGAACAGTGCATCCATGGGAACAATTGCAGGACACCTATGGAGAAAAGAAACAAGAAATTAGTGGTCTCGAAGAATTTTGCTGCATTGAGGGCAGAATCCCTGAAGAACATTACTTCCGAATATGGTAAGGAACTGAGGATGAACCGCAGTATACAGGCAGAAGGAGCCTTTGCGGATCTCAAGGATTCATTAAACGTCAGAAGATTAGAAACCCGAGGCAAAGGAAATGCCCTGGTAACAGTGGGAATATGTGCCATGGCACGGAATGTCCTGAAGGTCCATCACAAAGTTCAAGACGGCAAAGAGGATTTGCACTTATATCCGCTGAAAAAAGAGGCCTAA
- a CDS encoding NlpC/P60 family protein, which yields MRFKQFSCVALTVSVLTLLPHWGLTMAKMPDTPAAYTEALTWKEKNGDVVMASPARIAAMNAQMKKSIYGDIREEKDTIDGKTLRAYVTEAPVNMKLYVRGKPVTKDLAARLRENAVALIKDQNNVKYGVLTSRANVRVFPTEAQAFETPADTNFDDWQCSAADPTTPVRIYVADKTGSFYYVRTPDYRGWVPSRYVALTDRATWKKFVEPADPAVVTGRLLTLKAGTEDQLYQMGTAIPTEKGNLLLPVRDDKGTLKIIRQKPNYNDSLHKGYLPYTANNIVTMAFRHLGAPYGWGGLKNSVDCSAFSQDVYKTVGIQLPRNSGEQARSFPGKDVRAMTLPQKLKYIDTLPAGALLFKPGHVMIYLGEKNGTPYMIHALGSYGERTGNKVKANYVLEVVVSKVDLLGRSGKSLAEQLTKVNVYR from the coding sequence ATGCGATTTAAACAATTTTCCTGTGTGGCACTGACGGTGTCGGTGCTGACTTTACTGCCCCACTGGGGCCTTACAATGGCAAAGATGCCGGACACGCCGGCCGCCTATACGGAAGCCTTGACCTGGAAGGAAAAGAATGGTGACGTAGTCATGGCCTCCCCGGCCCGTATTGCGGCCATGAATGCACAAATGAAAAAATCAATCTACGGTGACATCCGTGAAGAAAAGGACACCATTGACGGGAAAACGCTGCGTGCCTACGTCACAGAGGCCCCTGTAAATATGAAGCTCTACGTGAGAGGCAAACCAGTGACCAAAGACTTAGCCGCACGACTCAGGGAAAATGCCGTCGCCCTCATCAAAGACCAAAATAATGTCAAATACGGTGTCCTGACAAGTCGCGCCAATGTCCGCGTGTTCCCTACGGAGGCACAGGCCTTTGAAACGCCGGCCGATACAAATTTTGATGACTGGCAGTGTTCCGCTGCTGACCCGACAACGCCGGTCCGCATCTATGTAGCCGATAAAACAGGATCTTTTTACTACGTTCGCACGCCGGATTACCGGGGCTGGGTGCCTTCGCGTTATGTGGCGCTCACAGACCGTGCCACCTGGAAGAAATTTGTGGAACCGGCTGACCCTGCCGTCGTAACAGGAAGACTCCTCACCCTTAAAGCCGGTACGGAAGACCAACTCTACCAGATGGGAACGGCCATTCCGACCGAAAAAGGCAATCTGCTTCTCCCTGTAAGAGATGACAAAGGAACCCTCAAAATCATCCGTCAAAAACCTAACTACAACGATTCCCTTCACAAAGGATATCTGCCCTATACAGCCAACAATATTGTGACTATGGCCTTCCGCCACTTGGGAGCTCCCTACGGCTGGGGTGGCCTCAAAAACAGCGTGGACTGCTCCGCTTTTTCCCAGGACGTGTATAAGACGGTAGGTATACAGCTCCCCCGTAACAGCGGCGAGCAGGCCCGTTCTTTCCCCGGCAAAGATGTCCGCGCCATGACGCTGCCGCAAAAACTGAAGTACATCGATACACTGCCGGCCGGTGCCCTGCTCTTTAAGCCGGGGCACGTGATGATCTATCTGGGAGAGAAGAACGGCACACCCTACATGATCCATGCTCTCGGTTCTTATGGCGAACGTACGGGAAATAAGGTGAAAGCTAATTACGTGCTCGAAGTTGTTGTAAGCAAGGTGGATCTTTTAGGCCGCAGCGGGAAATCGCTGGCGGAGCAACTGACGAAGGTGAATGTATATCGGTGA